The following is a genomic window from Lysinibacillus sp. G4S2.
CTAGCCGCTAATGTAGATTCTTCAGTAACACCAAAGTTACGTAACTGTTTTTCATTTAATTTGTTAAAGCCAACACCCGTATCAATCAAATAGTTTTTACCTTCATATTGAATTAAAATTGGCTCAGTCGGTAACTCGATTTGATTTTTTTCGTTTACCGGATATTTACGTGACCAAAGTGGTCTAGGTACAACGCCAAACATAGCACCGCCATCAAGGCAAGTGACACCCCCGTTTAGCCATGATAATGACATTTTGTGAAACTGTAACTTATCCATCCATTCTCCCCCTATTTAGTAATGAATTGCGATTCGAGACGATAAATTGGCTGTCCTTTAGCAGAGAATTTCTGCTCATATTCAGTCATAACATTATCCTCAGGCATATTTGCATGTAAGTCGAGTGATACATACTTAAGTAACATACCGTATTCAGACATACTAGTTAACGAATACTCAAACAAACCACGGTTGTCCGTTTTAAAATGGATTTCCCCATTATCCACCAAAATCGACTCATATAATTTCAAAAAATCCCCGTGCGTTAAACGTCGCTTAGCATGGCGCGTTTTCGGCCAAGGATCTGAGAAATTCAGATACACACGATTAACATCATTTTTTCCAAAATATTTATATAAATCTGCGCCATTTACTTTTAATAATCGTAAATTCGCTGGAGATTTAGCCTCTAAAATTTTTTCCAATGCACAAACAATTACACTATCATAAAGTTCAATACCAATATAATTTATATCCGGATTTTGTAAAGCCATACCTGTGACAAATTGACCTTTCCCAGTACCTACTTCAATATGTATTGGGTTGTCATTTCCGAAAACAGCCTGCCAATTTCCTTTAAAGTCTTCAGGGTTTGGAACAATCACCTCTGGATGATTCGTAATCATTTCCTCCGCCCAAGGCTTATTTCTTAATCTCAATTTTTTTCCTCATTTCTTTCTTGTAAAATTATTGATTTTTTATAGTATAACTTATTACTATAAAATTCGCATGAAATTATTGCGAAATGATATTTTTTGACTCATCACTATAAGATTGCCGTTCCGCGTCTAACCTTCGCTCCAATCAACTTCCATATACAGGATATACGATTTAACAAATGTCATCCCAACTTTTGGTTTTTAACGGTCCTCTGATATGACCTGCCACACATCACGTTGGACTGTACAGTGAATTCTCGTCCCCTGTCTAATTTCTCCAATATAGTTTCCATCTGTATGACAGTCAACGTCATTTGTGTGCATAATAATGTCGAATTGATTACCTTGCAAAAAAGTGATCTCTTTAAACTTTGTATGTTTTTCAAAAAACACTGTGACAAATACAAGGAGTAATTTGAGACGTGAAATACCATGAACGATTGTTAGTTCGATTTGTCCATCATCAGGTTTCGAGGAAGGCGAAATTTTCATACCTCCTCCGAAATAAGGATGATTGCTCATCGCAACAAACCATGCCTGATGAAATTGCCACTCTTGATCGTTTGTACGAATGGTTACATCAAAACGTTCAAAGCTAAATAGTCCTCTTATAACAGCCACAGCATAGGATAACTTGCCGAGCCCTATTTTATTGAGGTAAAACTTTAAACGGGATTTATTAATGTGCTTTGTAGCAAATGCATCAAAGCCTACACCTGCATTATTAACAAATATTTCGTGTTGGCATGCCCCGAGATGAAGAGCTCCGACATCCATCGTTTTATTGGCCATTTCCGTCTGCAAATAGGTTTCGATTTGTCCTACATTTTGAAATGTAGTAAAAGACCGTGCGAAATCATTCCCAGAGCCAGCACGCACTACACCAATAACGATAAATTCATTATGTAACACACCACTAACGACCTCATGTATTGTGCCGTCACCGCCAACTATAACAATTAATTTTTTTGTTTGTGTATCTTCCGCCCATTTTTTCGCAAGTTCCTGTCCATGTCCTTCATATTCTGTAAAGGCAACCTGATAGTTGATTGTTAGATGCTGTTGAAGGTGATGCCAAACTTTCTTACCTTTTCCATGCCCCGCTGCTTCATTTACAATAAATAATACTTGCATTCATTATTCCTCAGCCAGTTGAGAAGGTTTCCGCCAAATATCCCTATTAAAGGATGTTGTTTGTACAGTGTTTAAAATCGTTTGGGCAGCACGAATTTGCATATGCTTCATTGGAGAGGATACTTTCTTTAATTGCTCCATCCATTCTAAGTAATTTCGACGATCAACAAATTGAATTCCATAAGGTGACCCCGGATAATCGAAATAGCCATTTCGTGTTAAAACAATTTTTCGAATTGGCATACTTATCTCATCCTGCTTAAATAATTGAGTTAATACAGATTCCATACGATTTAAATTGATCATTGGATTAAGGACTTTTGAATCCTTCGTCCCTACCTTTTTTATCCAGAAACGATCACTACCGCCCACATAAACCGCTTGATTTTCCGCTTCTAGCACTGTTATACAAATACATTCTGTTGGTGACATTAGTACAACATCAAGCTCTATAGGTGCTTTTCTGATTTGTAAAATAGGGTAATAAAAAAGTAAATAATTATCCGGTAGTTTTTGCAATAAATTTCGTAACAAAGGATCACGCATAAAACGAGGATCTACATACGACTTTTCACGTAGTGTTGAACTTGCCCATTTCATTTGAAACTGGAAAAATTGATCGATAAACATTCGCTTTAATTCATGAATAGATTGCGGTGCATAGACAATTTTCGGTTCAAATGTTAAGGTCGTTTCTTCTTCTGGAATGCTATCTTCATCACTCACAAGTTCATTCGTTATTTCTATCTGTTCAACGTCCTCATTATCTTCCTTCTGACGACCCGCAAATAATTTTTTGAATAAAGAAAATCGCTCCTTCTCTTCGAAAGAATGATTTTCTGAATCATTGTCGGCATGTTGCCACTCAGTAATTTCTTCCCCTAATTCCCACTGTCGCTTAACACGCTCCCATTGACTTTGCTTTAAGCGTACAAATTGTGTTGGATATCTTGCTAAATCAATTTGATAGCGTGAGATATAATCCTGTAATTTCACCAATTGTGCCATTTTAAGGTCACTCCAATCTTACTTGCCCTATCTCTAATTTGCTAATTTTACTACTAAGAGCAAATTATTCGTAGTATCTATTTGCATTCATTACATCGACACTTACTCTTTATTTTTAAATTTCTATAGTAATATCTATAACTGTAGTCATCCTTTTATTTTACATGACGTTCCAGGAGAAAACATCCATAATTTGTTCTATAGAAAAAGAGAACTACCCTAGTAGCCTTGGATAAAACCAAGTTAGGGTAGCTCTCTTGAAAGAGTAACTTAATTAGCATTAATGGAAAGCGGTAATTTCGCCTCGAATGCTTGCTGTAATTTACGAGTCCATTCACCTGGAACTCCAGTACCAATTTTGTTATCATCAACATCGATCACAGGTGTTACTTCAGAAGATACAGATGACACAATTACTTCATCCATCGTTAATAAATCAGCCTTTGTCATCGGTTCTTCAATAACAGATAGATTAATTTCCTCAGCACATTTTAAAATAACTTGACGTGTAATACCGTTTAAAATGAAGTTATTAGCAGGATGTGTATAAAGCTTACCATCTTTAATGCCATAAACATTCGCTGATGAACATTCTGTTACGATATCTCCACGATGTAAAATAGCTTCATAGCAACCTTTTTCAGACGCTTCTTGCTTTGCCAGTACAGCACCTAGTAAATTTAAAGATTTAATATCACAACGTAACCAGCGGATATCCTCTACAAAAGTAGCTTTAACACCTTTTTCATAATTTTCATATGAACGCTCGCCAACTTTAACATTCCCTGTTAATACAGCTGGTACACTTGCGTCTGGAAAAATATGATTGCGAGAAGTTGTACCACGTGTGATTTGGAAGTAAACATGGCCTGTTTCCAAGTTATTTTTTTCAATAAGTTCATGTAATAATTTGTGTAATACGTCTTTAGTATACGGAATGACAAGACGAATTTTATCAGCACTCGCATAGAAACGATCAATGTGTTCTTGTGCTGTGAACATATTTCCATTATAAACTTTAATTACTTCATAAATGCCGTCACCAAATTGGTAACCTCTGTCTTCTGGAGATACTGCAATAGATCCTTCTTCAACGATTTGATCATTCCATAATGAATATGCCATGTTACGTTCATCCTTTTCATATTTAAATTATTTCTTTCCTGCAAGTTCAACAATTGCTTCAGCGTAAATAGCTGCTGCTTTTATGAGATTTTCAATAACGACAAACTCATCTGCACGATGCGCAACGTCAGGTTCACCTGGGAACAACATACCAAATGCCACACCTTTTTTCATCACACGTGCATACGTACCACCACCGGTAGAAAGTAAAGGCGTTTCATAGTCCCCTGTTTGACGTCTATAAATATCTGCTAAAGTCTGAATGAATGCATCATCCTCACTTACATAATGAGGCTTTGAGTCATCTTGAATATCCAATGAAAATCCTTTTGCCACAGCTAAACGTTGTGCTTCCGTGATTTTTTCATCAAAAGGATATGTGACAGAATAACGCATACTAATGACCATGCTACCGCCATTAGCCACATCATAGCTAACAATACCTGGATTTAATGTAGTCTTACCTGACATTTCGTCCTCAAATTGTAAATTAAGCTTGTTGCCATAATGATCTTGATAAAAAACATCTGCGATAAAGTCGACAAATTGTTTACTTGCCTCTGTCGTCATCTCTTGTTGTAAAAATGCTGCAAG
Proteins encoded in this region:
- the trmB gene encoding tRNA (guanosine(46)-N7)-methyltransferase TrmB; amino-acid sequence: MRLRNKPWAEEMITNHPEVIVPNPEDFKGNWQAVFGNDNPIHIEVGTGKGQFVTGMALQNPDINYIGIELYDSVIVCALEKILEAKSPANLRLLKVNGADLYKYFGKNDVNRVYLNFSDPWPKTRHAKRRLTHGDFLKLYESILVDNGEIHFKTDNRGLFEYSLTSMSEYGMLLKYVSLDLHANMPEDNVMTEYEQKFSAKGQPIYRLESQFITK
- a CDS encoding diacylglycerol kinase family protein, coding for MQVLFIVNEAAGHGKGKKVWHHLQQHLTINYQVAFTEYEGHGQELAKKWAEDTQTKKLIVIVGGDGTIHEVVSGVLHNEFIVIGVVRAGSGNDFARSFTTFQNVGQIETYLQTEMANKTMDVGALHLGACQHEIFVNNAGVGFDAFATKHINKSRLKFYLNKIGLGKLSYAVAVIRGLFSFERFDVTIRTNDQEWQFHQAWFVAMSNHPYFGGGMKISPSSKPDDGQIELTIVHGISRLKLLLVFVTVFFEKHTKFKEITFLQGNQFDIIMHTNDVDCHTDGNYIGEIRQGTRIHCTVQRDVWQVISEDR
- a CDS encoding nuclease-related domain-containing protein, which translates into the protein MAQLVKLQDYISRYQIDLARYPTQFVRLKQSQWERVKRQWELGEEITEWQHADNDSENHSFEEKERFSLFKKLFAGRQKEDNEDVEQIEITNELVSDEDSIPEEETTLTFEPKIVYAPQSIHELKRMFIDQFFQFQMKWASSTLREKSYVDPRFMRDPLLRNLLQKLPDNYLLFYYPILQIRKAPIELDVVLMSPTECICITVLEAENQAVYVGGSDRFWIKKVGTKDSKVLNPMINLNRMESVLTQLFKQDEISMPIRKIVLTRNGYFDYPGSPYGIQFVDRRNYLEWMEQLKKVSSPMKHMQIRAAQTILNTVQTTSFNRDIWRKPSQLAEE
- the dat gene encoding D-amino-acid transaminase, yielding MAYSLWNDQIVEEGSIAVSPEDRGYQFGDGIYEVIKVYNGNMFTAQEHIDRFYASADKIRLVIPYTKDVLHKLLHELIEKNNLETGHVYFQITRGTTSRNHIFPDASVPAVLTGNVKVGERSYENYEKGVKATFVEDIRWLRCDIKSLNLLGAVLAKQEASEKGCYEAILHRGDIVTECSSANVYGIKDGKLYTHPANNFILNGITRQVILKCAEEINLSVIEEPMTKADLLTMDEVIVSSVSSEVTPVIDVDDNKIGTGVPGEWTRKLQQAFEAKLPLSINAN